DNA sequence from the Papio anubis isolate 15944 chromosome 7, Panubis1.0, whole genome shotgun sequence genome:
CTATCCATCATCTTCTGTCTCTTCCAGGAAcctctacaataaaaatataaaaggacagAAATGAATATGCCTACATAGTAGCTGTGTCACTGGGGACTCTCGTGAGCTAGAATTGAACCCATGCAGAGTAGTCCTAAAGCCTTTGAGCCTTCCACCACGCTAGGTGCCCAGCATGCAGGAGGGAACAACAAATTGGGTCAAATAAAGCTAAAGCCAATAAACATGTTTAAcatggctttaaaataaaaagcatccatgTTCAGGCATCTGTGCTAATCATCCACAAGGAATAGTGCCTTCTGGTGCTGAGCCAATCCACAAGCAATGAGGCCGCCATATGCCTCTTTCTTCCCGGCTGGTGGAAAGAGAGCTCCATCTCTACGCAAACTGAAACAGGACTCCTTAAACCTGACCGTGTGCTTAACTGCACATGAGGCATAAATTCCACAAAGAAGCCCAAAGTCAAATCACCACTGAGAGTTTTCCTGAGAGGTCCAGCAACCAAGATTTTCTCCCTGGAGAAGTTGAAAGAAAGCAGCTCGTTAACAACTGGGAAAATAACACCAAGCAACCCTGAGCTGCCAAAGAGGAGGGGTGGAAACCAAAGGCCAATTCCAGACCATTCCAGATAATTAGCCTCTGTGATCAGGCTAACTAGAGTGGCCCAAATTCCCCATCTccaagactcagtttcctcatccgtaaatGGCAACAGTAACCTGACCCAACCACAGAGACACTGCAGAGTCCAAGCACAGAATGTACTCAATGGCTTAGAACAGCATCTGCCATTTTGGAAGTATTCTAAAAGCAGCTTTTACCATTATTACTcttagtataaaatatttacaaattttttttaattacaatagATAATGAAGAGCCATAAACACAGAAAACTATTTGTTTGTGCCATGGGCTCTGTGATCTTGCAAAGTCCCACCAAGTGGTCTTCCCCCACTTGGTTCTTCCCAGGCCAGCCTCCAGGTCCAAGCTCTTCCCAGAGCTGGTTGTCAGTTTCTAAGTATTTTTAGATCCTGGCTGAGTGGTTTCTCTCCCTTTTCATAAGGGCTGGATGACAGCCTGCCACTAAGAATAGCACTTCTCCAGTTTAATCAACAAGTCGCCAGGCTTCGTGACCATGCTGGCACTCATGGGAGGTCAGTTGGCTGTGCTCACCTGCAGACCTCAGCTGCCCACACAGACATTGGCTGGGCCCACTGCCCTCACCATTGCCACATCCTGCTCTTCATGGACCTTTTAGGACACCCAAAAGAGGTGTAGAAATGTCCCCTCTTAGAAGataaagggagggaaggagggagaggtcTACACCCAGAATCACTGGCATCTCTTCTGAGATCTCTGAACCTGGAACTAATAGAATTGGGCTATATAGAGAATTTAGGCTCAAAATTCACCTTCAAACTGCAACATCGGGAAGTGATCTTCCTTAGGAAGGGTGAGTGCAGCCTTTTATTCAGATGGGCAGGGCGAAGTGTTATGCAGGAACCCTCCCCATACCCTGTTCTCACAGGCATTCATACCTCCTTTTTACAGAGAGGACACAGGGCTCACAGAGGTTAAGTCATTTGCTCAGGGTCACAGAGCTGGTCAGTGAAaaggtgggatttgaacctgcATATTCAAGTTCATGTCCAGGGCTCTTGTTAGTACTCCAAGATGTTTAGAAGCTATCACAATCCCAAAGCCAGTTGTGAATGAGCAGAGTGTTCACCCCACTCCACTAAGTCATTCCAGCCCAGTACCACATTCTGCACCCTCCTTCCACTTGCTGTCGCTCACCTTAAGGCCTTGGGGCCCATACATGGAGTCACTGGCCTAGTACACCCAACGGGTCCCCTTTCAGCAGTTCCCATGCAATCTGTGCCTCCCAAAAGCTGAGGACATGCCCCTTACCAAGTAACATCACAAAAAGAAGCAATTCCAGCTAAAAATGAGGCTCTACagtttgatgtgtggattcagaTCTCAATTGTTCATGCCCTTTCACTCGGCAACACCACTTCCACATAAAATAAGAGAACTTCTCTTCCATAGAGCTTATAGACAAGAAGTTCATGACAGACTTTGAACAGCAGAGGACTGAAACCACCTAGGAACAGGCGAGTTGCGTAGCctaatgtcttagtctgtttgggctgctataataaaataccaaagTCTAGTATACTGACCAGTcttatcaacaacagaaatttatttctcatggttctggaggctgggaagtccaagatcaaggcaccagcagattcagtatGTGGTGAGGTCCACATTCCTGGTTCATAGACtgtgccttctccctgtgtcttcacatggtagaaggggcaaaTGTGCTCCCTTGAGTCTcatttataagggcactaatgtCATTCACAAGGGCTttatcctcatgacctaatcagtCTCAAAGGCTCCATGTCATAGTGCCATTaccttgggagttaggatttcaacatatgaattttggggagggacacaaacatttagaccacaggacatattattacatatttacaAGCTAAAATGATATGGTAAGTAAAAACCATGTTAAAGAATGTTTATGATGTGGAAAATACATACGATATGAATGCATAAGTTGTATATGCTAGGATCCCAGTTATTtatgctaaacacacacacaatatgaaTATGTTCATTCTTTGATTCAATACACATGACCTACTATGTTCTCAGCAGTAGAGATACAACAGAGAACACCACAGACAAAGGCGTTGGCCCTTGTGGTGCTGACATGCTTCGGAGGAGGGAGCAGAAATAGACAATCAACAAAATAAGTAACATCTGTAGGACATCAGTGACACCTGCACTGGTGAAAACTCAAGGAAGAAGTAGGGAATGATGGTGGAGAGGGAGCGACTgcaatgggcatggtggctcacacctataatcccagcactttgggaggccaagatggatggatcactggacggtcaggagcttgagactagcctggccaacatgatgaaaccctgtctccgctaaaaatacaaaaattagcaggcatggcggcgtgtggctgtaatcccagctactcagaaggctgagatgggaggattgcttgaacccaggaggtggaggttgcagtgagccaagattgcaccactgcactccagcctgggtgacagagtgagactctgtctcaaaaaatattaaaaataaaaataaacttgcgTGTGAGAAAGGCCTCCATGAGAAGCAAAGAACCTCCTTCAGGAGGTGAGGGGCCAGTCATGAGCACATCCTGAGCTAGAGAGTTCCAAGCAGGGGGAAAATGAGTAAGTGTCAAACCCCCGGAGGCAAGGACCAGCCTGGCTGAGTCATGGGAAGGTCAGTGAGCCCAGTGATCTCAGCCCAAGGGGgcaggggcttagcacccagagAAGAGGCCAGCAGGGGGTAAGAGGGTTTCGGTTCGCAGACATGGAAAACCACTGGGGCTTGAGCTGAACAGCATGATCTGAATATGTTGTAACAGGATCGTCCTGCCTGCTGGTGTTGTTCCATCAGCACATCAGCAATCAGTTGCTTCGATGGTAGAAAGGGGTGTGTatgtgatagatagatagatagatgatagatagatagatagatagatagatagatagatagatagacagacagatagacaagGACATTTGATAGGATCTCCAGTTACGCTAAACATATAGGTAATCTGAATatgttcattcattgattcaacagATATGTattacctactatgtgccaggcagtgatCTCAGCCTCtcagtttatgtatatatatacatctcaTTACTTTAGCAAAAGAAGGAcagtataataaaatgaaaccaaaaaaaaataaacttgcgGGTGAGAAAGGCCTCCATGAGAAGCAAAGAACCTCCTTCAGGCAGAAATTGCAAAGTGCCTTGAATTTCTCACAAATAGATACCAGATTGCGTGGTATATATGAGGTGCAAATATTAATGTACCTAAACTTGACCAATGGCATTAATCAGTTTCATTTATTCTGATAGTAACATATCAATGTatgaaaacacacataaaaaatgctcTTCTTCATTTGCTGCCAAATTCCCACAATTCCTTCCTGACCCACTTGAAATATTACCTTTGTGACAACTGCATATTCTCCTGATCCCCCACCCCCATTGCCCCCACACCCCCTACAGAAGAGAAATTGCTTTCTCTTCTGTGTTTCTATGGAACTTTCTATAAACTAATATCATAGAATGGTTTCCTAATTTTTTATCTCTGCTGGAATAAGTGCTTATTGTCTTTATATCCTCAGCTCCAAGCACAGggcagaaaatattttcccaatgGGACCACACTCTCTCCTCCATTCACAGCTTTCTTTCCCACTGAGCCTGGGTGTGAATTCAGTCAGAATGCTTTTCAATGCGGTGAAATCAGCAGCTGGAGCTGGCAAGCTAAATGAAATCTAATTGCCAGTCAGACTTACCTCAGTGCCTTGGAGCAAGGTAGGTGGTGCACCTCCAAGTTTTGttgattaaataagtaaaatgaaaaactattgtTAGGTTTCTGGAAGGAAGAATAGTGGATGAATAAAGTAATGTAAATGCCCACACTATGAAAACTAGGACAGCTATATAAACGACCAATTGGCAAATTCAGACATGAAAACAATAGCTCAGGAAATTCACCCAAACAAACTCAACCACAATGATGTAACTGCAGTTAGATCAGTCACGTTGCTGAAACCAATTAGGCTGATCAACTGCAGTGAGTCACGATCGAATGATAGCCATTATGTCAATATATGTTGGCAAGAAGTAGCTGTGCTATAATTCTGGCGTGCATGATCTACGCTACGATCATACAGTTTACCAAAAAGTGTAAGTAAAAGCATTAACACAGTACTGAAAGGTGCCCTCAACATTTATAATAAATTGGCAACAGCATGTTCTTGGGAAGAGCCCCAAGAACATATCAACTTAATGCTGACCCAAaggctaaatattttttaatttataaagtaataaaGCAGCTAAAAATGCATTCATATAATTCTCACACTTAGTAAGAATactaataaaacttttaaaagtttgtaaaagCTCTGAGAGaggagctgtttttaaaaagaaaaaaaaatgtaacagaagCCCAACTTGTTTCTGTTCCGGTCTCCATAGACAGCTCAGTCAACAGGGAATAACCTGTTGTAAGGAGTTAGCCCCAGATTCATCTTCCAGAGCATTTAACTGGTGGTACACATTTGAATCATCTGGGAAGTTTTGAAAAACATACTCATGCTTAGGGCCCACctgaaaaattcagtttctcttaAAGAGGACCTGGACATCAGTATTTTAAATAGATTCCCAGATCTGAGAGCTGCAGTTCTAACCTTTACAACTGTACTTCAATATCTGTCAAAGATAAGACCCTAGATAGGATATCTGGACAGGAATGTCAAGAGCAAATTTTAATCACCCCAAGGCTGCACTGTCCAATAAAATCGCTACTTTGGCAGTTGAGtccttgaaatgtggccagtgcccttgaaaaacagaatttttattttattgtagtaaatttaaatttaaaaaccgaTACTCAATTTAATTATTAGAAAAccagttgggtgcagtggctcacacttggactcccagcactttgggagaccaaggcaggtggatcactgaggtcaggagttcgagatcagcctggccaacatagtgaaaccccatctctactaaaaatatgaaaactagccaggcatggtggcacacccctaatcccagttactcaggaggctgaggcaggagaatcgcttgaacctggcaagcagagttttcagtgagcagagatcgtgccactgcactccagcctgggcaacagagcaagactcccatctcaaaaaagaaagaaagaaaaaaaaaaaaaacctttaaatatatttggaaCAACTTGGGTATATAAATCTACTTTTCAACTGTAAATTTTGTGAACTCTAAATACAGATCAAGTAGTTCTGGTAAAACTTCCgtgtctgaattgagatgtgctgtaagggTAAATCACAGACCGGATTTCAAAGactttctaccaaaaagaaatgtaaatatctccttaataattttcatattaattcTATGTTGAAAGGGTAATATTTTTGATACGGTgagttaaatgaaattatattatcAAAATTCATTTCGCGTATTCTGATTACTTTCTAAATGTAGCTACTAGGAAATTTTTTACTACATACTTGTGtgacattatatttctattggtcAGTACTCTCTAAGAGATTTGGGTATCAAAAACAGcactgaagaaaaatgttttgaaaagcaaatagCCAGCTCCTAATTCCAATTTTGCATTCATCAGGCATTTTCTTGAGTCAGTGAGTACTCACCTGAGTTGTGCTAACATTGAACTAGATGTTTCATATCAGAAATGGTCAAAGAGGATGTTATGCCCACctgcaaaaaaacaaaccttAGTAGAAGCCACAAACTCAGATACCGTGTGCTTTCAAActcattccttcattttttttttttttttttttgatacagggtctcactccatcacccaggctggagtgcagtggtacagtcataattccctgcagcctcaacctcccgggctcaaccagtcctcccacctcagcctcctgagtaactgggacgataggcatgtgccaccatgcctggctaatttttttattttttattttttattttcgtagagacagggtctcactatgttgccaaggctggttttgaactcttggatgCAAttacagccactgtgcccagcctcagatgcctcacattaatttttgttgttgttgttgttgttgggggggatggagtcttcctctgtcgcccaggctggagtgcagtggttgcagtcttggctcactgcaacctccacctcccgggttcaagtgattctcctgcctcagcctcttgagtagctaggattacaagcacataccaccatgcccggttttgttttatttgttttgatatgAAGTCTTgctcctgtcccccaggctggagtgcaatggcgcaatctcgactcactgcaacctctgcctcccaggttcaagcgattctcctgcctcagcctcccgaaagctgggattacaggcgactgccatgatgcccagctaatttttgcatttttattagagatggggtttcaccatgttggccaggctggtctcaatctcctgacctcaggtgatctgcccacctcagcctcccaaagtgctgggattacaggtgtgagccaccacatctggccagattcattctttcattcaaggTTCCCAACAACCCTGTAAGTTATGATCACTATTATTACTATACCCAttgtacaggtgaggaaacaggctcacAGTAACCTGCCCAGGACCACACCACTGGTATGTTGTGACAACAGGATTTGGACCTAGGTCTTCCAAACCCAAATTTTCAACTCTTTCCGCTTCATCATACAGCCTTTCTGAAATATGTTCTATTAGTTAGAAATTCATTGTCCATGACTTTTTCCCTAAATACAAGCCTCTTCTCTGAACAAACCACAACTCTGCCCAGTTCAACAGTTAAGAGTATCAGAAAACTCAGCAAACAGCTCCCCTCTCCAACTCTGAAAGCAGCATCTTAGCCAAGAGCCTATGCAGGGCCTGAGCCCTCGGGAAGTGTATGTAATGTGGGGTGGGCCTCCTCTCTGTTTGCCTAGGACTCGTGTAAAGTGTAGCCTTTCAGAAATGCTTGGGAGAGCTGCCTTTCTAGGCTGCTGGGACCAGATACATCATCATTTGATTCCTGGACTCAAATAAATATAAGCGCAGGGAAGAGCAATCTGAACATCTCTAATAAAGccatttcaaaacagaaaattgaaGGTGATGGGTGTTGTAACCCTCCCATGAGCAGATCTTTACTGAGCATGCATGGGGAACTCAGCTCTGGATTAAGCTCTCGGGAGTCTTTATTAATGAAAAGTCCTATTTTCTGTGATGGGATccatagaagcccaaacctcagcaccacCCGATATACCCTGGTAACAAACCTGGACATGTGCCCCCTGAATCTACAATAAAAATGGACTTGTTTTCAAAGTCCCATTTTCCAAACCCAAAGGACTTTTTCAGAGATAGCCTGTGAATAGATTTCAAAGGCAAACTGAGATTGAGGTAAACTGCAGCCATGGGGCGTGGCTTTCGGTACAGACTATGGAAATTCAGGTCCAAGAGGCACTCAGCATGCTTTAGGGCTGTGGTCAGCTTGGGTGTCAGCTCTGGGCTGACAATGTTCAAATGTGAAGCCCCCCCAGGAGCAGTGGGGAGGTTTGGAAAATGCTGAGCAGTCTGCAGGGCGATGAGCAGGGAAAAAAAGGTCCCCTCTGCTCTGCCAGGCCCTCTCCTGCTTCTTCCAGCCTTGGGCCAGGCTCACCCAAAGCCCAACCTGAGCTATGGCTAGGGTTGCATGATCCGTGCATGTCCTGTTCATGGCAGGTGAGCTCATTTTGCAGATCATCAAGAAACTAGGGACCTCTTGGATCTCTAGAATTTACAAAAAGGTGATGTCTGTCTTTGTAGCATAAGCTAAGATACCTCTCCTAACATATTGAACCCAGAGGAGTTCCACACAATGTGTGTATGCAGGTGAGAAGCTACATACCTTATTTgtgagtgagagtgtgtgtgtgtatccttgtTGATGTCCAGGGCCTTAGAGTTTTATATAAGGAAACCCCGGgagtaaaaatatgtttctttgtggAAAAGGGGCACGGTCATTAATTCGACACCGAGCACTGCTCACCAAGCACAGTGGTAGGAAGATTTAATGAGATCATTTATGTGAAAGCACTTGGTAAAAGAAGATCCCTCAAGTATCAAGGATTGTATTATGTTAACATGTTCTGATGATCAAGTAGAAAGAGTAGTAAATTATGGAAAGGAGAGATGAAAGTGTGGGAAAGGAATTCAGAAGCTAGGATTTGAAAGAGACATTTTAGGCAAAAAATTGAGAGGgcgtgttaaaaaaaaaaaaaaaaaaaatgccccttCCAGTAGCAGACAGGGTTGGGAGCCATTTCCCTAAAGACACACCACCTGGCTCCCTGCAGCTGTTTGTTGCAACCTCACACTTACAGGATTGCTCTGATGCCCCTAACTTCAAGCACAGAGACAAAGCTCCAGCCGAGATCCTGAGAACCAAAGGCAAAACTGAAGAGAGGGTTGATATAGTTTAGCAGCAGAAcatgccaaaacaaacaaatatacaaaccACATACCTTGGATTTAGCAGAAAATAACATAAGCCAACGGGAAACAAGAAAGTGACTGTATTAATTTCCGATTGCTGCTTAACAAATCGCCACAGGTTTCATAGACAAAAACAACCCCTTATTTATTCTCATCAGTCTGGAGGTCAGAATTCTAAAGTCAAGGCATCAACAGGGCTGTGTTCCTCCTGGAGGCTTTCAGGGACAATCTgttcccttgccttttccaggTTCTAggggccacctgcattccttggcttgtgacacCTTGTTGTGCCAAGCCCCATTTGACTCCAATGGGGAGGACACCATGTTCAAAAGGCCAAAGAAGAGACCAGGAGCCAGTAAATAAGACATGGGGTTTTACTGAGAGCTTACAAACAGGGAAGAGAgtccagtggcagcaggctgggcAGAAGAACCGCAACCACTTATAAAAGGCATggagtttatatagcattttcacttagcaccctcCCCCTAACAATCTTCACCAGGCAACCTTCATTTTACCCAAAATAAAGGATCTCGATCCCCTATACAGCCTGCATTCCATGGGCCAGGCCAGAGTCCCTCATAGATAAGGAATGGATCTCCAGGTTGGCTACTCCCGAATTTCTTAGCCTGGGACTCTGAACACACATTCAGATGCATCTGCCATatggagtgtattagtccattttcacactgccataaagatactatctgagactgggtaatttacaaaggaaagaggtttcattgactcacagttccgcatggttggagaggcctcaggaaacttacaatcatgttggaaagcaaaggggaagcaaggcacatctattatgacagcaggagagacagagacagagagagagagaccacaaaggggaagtgccacacttttaaaccatcagatcacatgagaactcactatcatgagaacagcatgggggaaaccgcccccataatccaatcacctcccaccaggtccctccctcgacatgtggggattataatccgagatgagatttggatggggacccAAACCAAACCATGTCACAGGGTCATTGTTAGTGTATGCTCAAATCATCACTGTCAGGTGTGTTTACCATACAcgccttcctccatcttcaaagccagcagcatagaatcttccagtctctctctctgtctctctctgtctctctctttctctctctctctgtgcttccATTGTCACagcacctttttctttcttataaagacccctgtgattacactgggcccatcTAGCTAATCCAGGATTATTTCCCTGTAAGAGTTTTAACTTAATCATATCAGTAAAGTCCCTTTTACTATGTGAAAAAtatcatattcacaggttccagagattagaaCATGGacattttggaggggacattgtTCAGCCTACCATAGTGACTATCTCTTAGGCTATATCAATTAAGGTATTATGCTCAGGAAAAAGAAGGTGATAGAGTCTGTTCCTTTCTATCCTGGAGTCTGGGTTCACTCCTAGGGACTTCATCTTCAAAGGAATGGAGATCACCTATTACAATGCAAAcacagtattattttattatagtacTTAATGTTGGAGAAAGTGTCAGAAAACAAATCTTCCAACAGGTAGCTGGAAGCAGtgccaattattttaaaaattttggaggGTAACCTGGCAACATACAGTAAAACTTTCTCAGATGTTCATTTCTACTGATCTAGAGATTTTACTTCCGCGGATTTATCCTATGGAAATAAACATGAACACATGCAAAGATTTACTGACAAGGATATTCACCAAAGTACTTTCAAAGTCATAGGAAGAAAGTAAATTGGGAGGAAAAACTAACTTCCTATTCCTCAAGGTTGAAATAAACTCTggtacatttgttttaaaatatatctaaaaccTACTCAGCCATTCATCACATGTTGTAGAGGAATATTTAACAACATGAAAAGAGGTTTTCGATATCCCAAGAAATGACCCAGCAGGTTATATGTCAGTGTGCAGAGTctgtttctcatttgcaaaatacaatcatattAGTTTTAAGTTCCTACTGGAAACAGCACTCAACTAGGACAAGGAAGGATGGGTCATTGGCAAAGGGGTAGGAGCAAGGAACTACAAAGGCCAGGACAGTAGCTCATAGCTAGTAAGTAGCAAAAGGCCCAGGACAGAAGTCACTACAGTCATGACAGAGGGAAGTGTTAAGTAGGCTGCCCTGAGTGGGACAAGTCAGCCCCAGGCAACTCCACAGGGAGGAATCAGGGACATAAACAATTTGACCTCTCTCCTCTGTCAGATCTGTGCCCTGAGCACCTCATTGTCTAAACCCAGCAGAAACCCAGGGACACAGAAGCCCCTGTGAAAGTGTGGCCCACTGTAGGCCAACCTCTTgggcagagagaaggaagaagggggcACAACACCAGCACAACCACGTGTGCACCACATGCGTAAAACTAATGGAGGAAGAGCCATCAGAAGGTCAAAGGGGCTCATGTCTTGGCCACTTACTCACAggtgagttttcatttttttcttcttacctttCTGCATAGTCTATGATGGACATATAGTACTTTAGGAATCACAGATGAAAGCAATCCCAGTTGAAATAAATTCACAACCCATTATAGTATGCTCATGGTAGGGCAGTGAAGAAAACCAACACTGGCCCCACTG
Encoded proteins:
- the LOC103886038 gene encoding LOW QUALITY PROTEIN: putative uncharacterized protein UNQ9370/PRO34162 (The sequence of the model RefSeq protein was modified relative to this genomic sequence to represent the inferred CDS: deleted 1 base in 1 codon; substituted 1 base at 1 genomic stop codon) is translated as MGLNAVLAAKLTGTRGLGPKELNWWMWQNPCLQMRGILAYATKTDITFLXILEIQEVPSFLMICKMSSPAMNRTCTDHATLAIAQVGLWVSLAKAGRSRRGPGRAEGTFFSLLIALQTAQHFPNLPTAPGGASHLNIVSPELTPKLTTALKHAECLLDLNFHSLYRKPRPMAAVYLNLSLPLKSIHRLSLKKSFGFGKWDFENKSIFIVDSGGTCPGLLPGYIGWC